Proteins found in one Nostoc sp. NIES-3756 genomic segment:
- the groES gene encoding co-chaperone GroES, whose amino-acid sequence MAAVSLSVSTVKPLGDRVFVKVSASEEKTAGGLYLPDTAKEKPQVGEVVALGAGKRNDDGSRQELEVKIGDKVLYSKYAGTDVKLGTEEYVLLSEKDILAVVG is encoded by the coding sequence ATGGCAGCTGTATCTTTAAGTGTATCGACAGTCAAACCTTTAGGCGATCGCGTTTTCGTGAAAGTGAGCGCATCGGAAGAAAAGACCGCAGGTGGTCTATATTTGCCCGACACCGCTAAGGAAAAACCCCAAGTAGGTGAAGTTGTAGCCCTTGGCGCTGGCAAGCGTAATGACGACGGTAGCCGTCAAGAGTTGGAAGTAAAAATTGGCGATAAGGTGCTGTACTCCAAGTACGCTGGCACTGATGTAAAGCTCGGAACAGAAGAATACGTACTGCTTTCTGAAAAAGACATTCTAGCAGTCGTTGGCTAA
- a CDS encoding response regulator transcription factor has product MDRSATSATAMKEPSMKDHKRLLLIDDDPNLILLVKDYLEFRGYEVVTAENGREALEILEHDVPDMIICDVMMPEMDGYTFVEQVRQNERTSWIPVLFLSAKGQSADRVKGLNKGADVYMVKPFEPEELVAQVESSLKQTIRWKEHQAKGGENGSRIQVPFDVQLTPTELKVVQFVARGLANREIAEELNVSQRTVESHVSNMLGKTNLHNRTELARWAIENQMA; this is encoded by the coding sequence ATGGATCGAAGCGCGACAAGTGCCACTGCTATGAAAGAGCCCAGCATGAAAGATCACAAACGACTCCTATTAATTGATGATGACCCTAACCTCATCTTGCTGGTGAAGGACTACTTGGAATTTAGAGGGTATGAAGTCGTCACGGCAGAAAACGGAAGAGAAGCTCTGGAAATTCTTGAACATGATGTTCCAGACATGATCATCTGTGACGTGATGATGCCAGAAATGGACGGATATACCTTTGTTGAACAAGTCCGGCAAAATGAACGTACCAGTTGGATTCCTGTTCTTTTCCTCTCGGCGAAAGGACAAAGTGCAGACCGAGTTAAAGGTCTGAACAAAGGTGCAGATGTTTACATGGTCAAACCTTTTGAACCAGAAGAACTTGTTGCACAAGTAGAATCTTCACTGAAACAGACTATCCGTTGGAAGGAACACCAAGCTAAAGGCGGGGAAAACGGTTCCCGCATCCAGGTTCCTTTTGATGTCCAGTTAACCCCAACCGAACTGAAGGTAGTACAGTTTGTTGCTAGGGGTTTAGCTAACCGTGAAATCGCTGAAGAATTAAACGTTAGTCAGCGCACTGTTGAAAGCCATGTGTCCAACATGTTGGGCAAAACCAATCTCCACAACCGTACCGAACTCGCTCGGTGGGCGATTGAAAATCAAATGGCTTAA
- a CDS encoding DUF4351 domain-containing protein encodes MSYDNACKYLAEQYPQEFVRWLLGIDAQQIEVLKTELTLEAIRADSVTFLRTANRILHIEFQTLATSNPPLNFRMLDYSVRLKRQYRCSIVQVVIFLQETTNEVVFTEKYRDDTTIHKYQVVRLWEQESTAFLANPALLPLATLTRTNSPSGLLTQVAEQVAKIADREERQNIAGCTEILAGLRFEKDLIRQLLREDIMKESVIYQDILQQGRKQGEETLILRQINRRFGEVNASLIQNIRGLSIEQLEELGEALFDFSQIADLEAWLNQQS; translated from the coding sequence TTGAGTTACGATAACGCTTGTAAATATTTAGCAGAACAGTATCCACAAGAATTTGTGCGCTGGTTGCTGGGAATAGATGCACAACAAATTGAAGTATTAAAAACTGAATTGACTCTTGAAGCAATTCGCGCTGATTCTGTCACATTTCTACGGACAGCTAATCGAATTTTACATATTGAGTTCCAAACTCTAGCAACATCAAATCCGCCGCTTAACTTCCGAATGCTTGATTATTCAGTCAGGTTAAAGCGTCAATATCGATGTTCTATAGTGCAGGTAGTTATCTTTTTGCAAGAAACAACTAACGAAGTTGTATTCACTGAGAAATATCGAGACGACACAACCATTCACAAATATCAAGTAGTCCGTCTATGGGAGCAAGAATCAACTGCATTTTTAGCAAATCCTGCATTATTACCGCTAGCAACTTTAACCCGAACTAACTCACCATCAGGACTGCTTACCCAAGTGGCTGAACAAGTGGCTAAAATTGCGGATAGGGAGGAACGACAAAATATTGCAGGTTGCACAGAAATTCTAGCAGGTTTACGGTTTGAGAAAGACTTGATTCGTCAATTGTTGCGGGAGGACATCATGAAAGAGTCAGTGATATATCAAGATATTTTGCAGCAAGGAAGAAAACAGGGTGAAGAAACTTTGATATTACGTCAAATTAATCGGCGTTTTGGCGAAGTAAACGCATCACTAATTCAAAATATTCGAGGATTATCAATAGAGCAGCTAGAAGAATTAGGCGAAGCTTTGTTTGATTTTTCACAAATCGCTGATTTAGAAGCTTGGTTAAATCAGCAAAGTTAA
- the groL gene encoding chaperonin GroEL (60 kDa chaperone family; promotes refolding of misfolded polypeptides especially under stressful conditions; forms two stacked rings of heptamers to form a barrel-shaped 14mer; ends can be capped by GroES; misfolded proteins enter the barrel where they are refolded when GroES binds), with amino-acid sequence MAKRIIYNENARRALERGIDILAEAVAVTLGPKGRNVVLEKKFGAPQIVNDGVTIAKEIELEDHIENTGVALIRQAASKTNDAAGDGTTTATVLAHAIVKEGLRNVAAGANAILLKRGIDKATNFLVDRIKEHARPVGDSKAIAQVGAISAGNDDEVGQMIAEAMDKVGKEGVISLEEGKSVTTELEVTEGMRFDKGYISPYFATDPERMEAIFDEPFLLLTDKKIALVQDLVPVLEQVARAGRPLVIIAEDIEKEALATLVVNRLRGVLNVAAVKAPGFGDRRKAMLEDIAILTGGQLITEDAGLKLDNTKLESLGKARRITITKDSTTIVAEGNDVPVKARVEQIRRQMEETESSYDKEKLQERLAKLSGGVAVVKVGAATETEMKDKKLRLEDAINATKAAVEEGIVPGGGTTLAHLTPELEAWANSNLKDEELTGALIVARALPAPLKRIAENAGQNGAVIAERVKEKDFNVGFNAATNEFVDMFEAGIVDPAKVTRSALQNAASIAGMVLTTECIVVDKPEPKDAAPAGAGAGGGDFDY; translated from the coding sequence ATGGCAAAGCGCATTATTTACAACGAAAACGCTCGTCGCGCCCTGGAGCGTGGTATTGACATCCTAGCTGAGGCTGTAGCTGTTACCCTTGGCCCTAAAGGTCGGAACGTAGTATTAGAAAAGAAATTTGGTGCGCCTCAAATCGTTAATGACGGCGTAACCATCGCTAAAGAAATCGAATTAGAAGATCATATTGAAAACACTGGCGTTGCTTTGATTCGCCAAGCTGCTTCTAAAACTAACGATGCAGCAGGTGACGGTACAACTACAGCTACCGTTTTGGCTCATGCAATTGTCAAAGAAGGTTTACGCAACGTTGCTGCTGGTGCTAACGCGATTCTGTTGAAGCGTGGTATTGATAAAGCTACCAACTTCTTGGTTGACAGAATTAAAGAACATGCTCGCCCTGTAGGAGATTCTAAGGCGATCGCCCAAGTTGGCGCAATCTCTGCTGGTAACGACGATGAAGTCGGTCAGATGATTGCTGAAGCAATGGACAAAGTAGGTAAGGAAGGCGTTATTTCCTTAGAAGAAGGTAAGTCTGTAACTACCGAATTGGAAGTAACAGAAGGGATGCGCTTTGACAAAGGCTATATCTCCCCCTACTTCGCCACCGACCCAGAACGGATGGAAGCGATTTTCGATGAGCCTTTCTTGCTGTTGACCGACAAGAAAATTGCTCTTGTGCAAGATTTAGTACCAGTTCTAGAGCAAGTAGCTCGTGCTGGTCGTCCTCTGGTGATTATCGCTGAAGATATCGAAAAAGAAGCTTTAGCAACCTTAGTAGTTAACCGTTTACGTGGTGTACTGAACGTAGCTGCTGTGAAGGCTCCTGGATTTGGCGATCGCCGTAAGGCTATGCTAGAAGATATCGCTATCCTCACCGGCGGTCAATTAATCACCGAAGATGCAGGTCTGAAGCTCGACAACACCAAGTTGGAAAGCTTAGGTAAAGCTCGCCGCATCACCATCACCAAAGACAGCACCACAATTGTTGCTGAAGGTAACGACGTTCCAGTTAAAGCTCGTGTAGAACAAATTCGTCGCCAAATGGAAGAAACTGAATCTTCCTACGACAAAGAAAAACTACAAGAGCGTTTGGCTAAACTTTCTGGTGGTGTAGCTGTAGTTAAAGTTGGTGCGGCTACCGAAACCGAAATGAAAGACAAGAAACTCCGCCTAGAAGATGCTATCAACGCAACCAAGGCTGCTGTTGAAGAAGGTATCGTTCCTGGTGGTGGTACAACCTTGGCTCACCTCACCCCCGAACTCGAAGCTTGGGCTAACAGCAACCTCAAAGACGAAGAATTGACTGGTGCTTTGATTGTTGCTCGTGCATTACCCGCACCTCTAAAGAGAATTGCGGAAAACGCAGGTCAAAACGGTGCAGTAATTGCTGAACGTGTTAAAGAGAAAGACTTTAACGTTGGTTTCAACGCTGCTACCAACGAGTTCGTTGATATGTTCGAGGCTGGTATTGTTGACCCCGCGAAAGTAACCCGTTCTGCACTGCAAAACGCTGCATCTATCGCTGGTATGGTGTTAACAACCGAGTGCATCGTTGTTGACAAACCAGAACCCAAGGATGCTGCTCCTGCTGGTGCTGGCGCTGGCGGCGGTGACTTCGATTACTAA